The stretch of DNA CAGGGTTTCATGCGCTTTCGAGGGTTGCCGGTCAACACGCCCAGCCAAGAGCAGTATCAGTTGTGGATTTTCGCCAGAAATCAAAGTGACACGACGCCGATTGATGGCGGAGTGTTCGACATCACATCAACCGAAGAAGTTGTCATCCCGATCAACGCGAAGCTGTATGTTCAAGACGCGTATATGTTCGCAGTTACGATCGAGAAGCCAGGTGGCGTGGTGGTATCTTCTCGCGAACGACTGCCACTCCTCGCCAAGGTCGAGTAACCCGACATCAACGGTGAGATGATGCAAAACGAGGTCGCTGGGCCTCGTTTCGCAGGCTCACCCAGACGCGGCCTTGCACGCCCGGGTGACGATAGCCACAAGAAACAGTTTTGCAAGAATGTATTAAAGTAGAGCAGGCTCCCGCCTGCCTGTCTCTCACGCCCAACAGCCTGCATCCAACTCGCAGGGTGGCCCAGACGTGGCCTTGCACGTCTGGGTGACAACAGGCACAAGAAACGACCCTCACAAGGTATCGTTGTGCACAATACGCAGCGTGCCCCCGGTTAAAATTCTGATTTCTACCGGGGTGGTAAAGCCACAGGAGGGCACTGGCACAGCCGCAAGACCAGGTGAGTTCCATTTGAGATCATCAGCGTCTCGCATGGCAGTTCTTACGGTAACGAAACCTCCTCCGCCTCAGGCACACACGTAGCCCGCAGACGGCCAACCTGTCCCACCCAGCTAAATCCGTTTCACCTGAGATCTGTCAAACTCTGGGTAGGCTCAGTAATCTGGCGATCCTCTCATACAGGGAGGCGGTTGGTGGAGAGCCTCTGGATTTTCTCTACGATCAGCTTCAGGCTCTTGATTTCTGCGGGAACGGGTAATATAAAACCTGAGACTGAGACGCAGTCTCAGTCTCAGTCTCGGGTTTTGCTCCTGCCAGCCATTGACCCGGATCACCTCAATCCGGTCAGAGCCAGCATCCCGGATCACCGCACCCGTCCATTCCGTGTCGCAAGTATCGATTTCCCGGAGATTCCCTCATGCCGCTCCCGAGGTTCACTTCTTGCCGCTCCCGTGGCTTCACGCTCATCGAACTTCTGGTGGTGATTGCTATTATTGCCATCCTGATCGCCCTGCTCTTGCCTGCCGTGCAGCAGGCGCGCGAAGCTGCACGCCGCACGCAATGCAAGAATCATCTCAAGCAGATCGGTCTCGCGCTGCACAACTACGAGTCGACGCACAACACGTTTCCCCCGGGATGTGTTTCGATTCCAACCAGCACCTGGTCTGGCGTGTCGAATGACGGGATTCAAGAGACCGGTCCCGGTTGGGGCTTCTTCGCACACATTTTGCCGTTTATCGATCAGGCCCCGTTGTACAACTCGATTAACTTCAATATAGCGATCACCGCTGCCAGCCACGCCACGCAGCGGCGGACGATCATTGCTCCCTACCGCTGTCCGAGCGACACCTGGGATCAGCCCGTCACCATTTTTTCCAACGGGGCGACGACTCCGACTCCAGCTCCCACAACCATCCTGGTCAGCGATCTGGCTTCGATCAGCTACGTCGGCTGCGTCGGAGGCGGAAATCCCGCCGCCGCGCCGGCCTACACCGCGTTGTACGAGCAGCAGCCGTTCAACGGCATGTTTCATCGCAATTCGAAGGTGCGGATGTCTGACATCACGGACGGCACTTCGAATACCTTAGGGATTGGCGAACGCGCGAGTATGCATACTCCCAATGGGTGGGCAGGTGTCATTCCGTTGGGATCGATGGTCTTCTCGCCGCAAGAAGCCGCACGACGCGGACAAACCGTCGGCGCTACTGCCCGCCCGGCTATCACGATGATCGGCGTCCATGTGCGCTCCACCGGGCCTTCGCGCGACAGCAGCCCTGGTGGATTCATGGCTCCCCATGACGGTATTTCGCACGTTCTTATGATGGACGGTTCCACTCGGGCGGTGGGAGTCAATGTGGACATCAACGTCTTTCGAGCTCTTGCCAGCCGGAACGATGGAGTGGTCGTTGGAGATTTCTGACCTGCGTCGATTATCGCGGGAAAACGGAGATTGATTATGTCGTGTTGGCGAGGTGCTGGTCCAAGTCTGCCGAAACGAACCATCCTGGGCGTGGCGGCGGTATTCCTCGGTGGATGCGGTCAGGTCGTATCCATCCCTCATGCAGACCAGCGGTGTACGGTGCATGGGGAGGTTCGGCTGAACGACGAACCGCTGAGAGCCGGTACGATTTCCTTCGAATCTTATGGCGAGGGAGTCAAAGGCATGACGGTCACAGGCTTGATTATTGATGGCTCATTTAAGATCGATGCAAGAAACGGTCCCGTGATGGGACCGAACCGCTTTGATATCTCAGTCGAAGGGGCGACCGGCTCTGTCGTAGGTACGTC from Planctopirus ephydatiae encodes:
- a CDS encoding DUF1559 domain-containing protein, producing MPLPRFTSCRSRGFTLIELLVVIAIIAILIALLLPAVQQAREAARRTQCKNHLKQIGLALHNYESTHNTFPPGCVSIPTSTWSGVSNDGIQETGPGWGFFAHILPFIDQAPLYNSINFNIAITAASHATQRRTIIAPYRCPSDTWDQPVTIFSNGATTPTPAPTTILVSDLASISYVGCVGGGNPAAAPAYTALYEQQPFNGMFHRNSKVRMSDITDGTSNTLGIGERASMHTPNGWAGVIPLGSMVFSPQEAARRGQTVGATARPAITMIGVHVRSTGPSRDSSPGGFMAPHDGISHVLMMDGSTRAVGVNVDINVFRALASRNDGVVVGDF